The Myxococcales bacterium genomic sequence GTCGGCACCTCATTAAGGACAGAATGGACATTACCGGTGCCCGCTGGGGACTCGACGGGGCAGAGGCTGTCCTCAAGCTCCGCTCCCTTCGGTCGAGCGGAGACCTTGATCGATACTGGCACTTCCACGAACAGGCCGACCTTCGCCGAAACCACCTCGAACGCTACAGCCGCAATCCCCCCACAACCGAGCTCCCATTGAAGGTCAATAGGCGTCCCAAGCTGACCGTCGTATAGCTGCCCAAATCATGCCGCCGAAAAGATCTGCACCCTTTGCAATTTGCGCATTTCAATTCGGTGTCAAACGTACGGCGTAGAAGTTCATTCCAAGGGATGAATTTGGATTTGTGTGCGAAGACAGGACGCCGAAGTAACGGGTGACGTGGCGCCTTGGCGGGGGAATGATGGCGGCAAGGCGAGCGATGAAGGCATGCGGTGCAAGCACAACCGCGTTTGTGCCGTCAGACCAGGGACGTTTGAAATCAAGTTGCACTTTGCGGTCGGGCAACGAGTGCAAGCGGTGATTGGCGAAGGGGGGCCGCAAGATGTAGCGGCAAAGATGCTCGCGGCCCGGTTTGTCGTTGCCATGCACATGGGTGGCGGCGTGAAGGTTAAAACCCCATTGCTCTGCGCATAGGCGACCTTTGGCTTTGGGGGCGGCTCCGTGGATCTGCATTCCGAGGTTTCGCAGTAAACGAGTATTTCGCCTAACTCTTTCGCTGCTCGCTTGGTGTTTCACTGCCGCGGCCGTAGGCTGCTCCGATGGCAACTTCGCATGACCAACAACACGTAGTGATCAGCGATGCACTGTTTGCGGCCATTTTTGCTGGCAATGGCACCCGACAGAACAAGCGAAAGCGGACGATCTCAGGGGATCGTCTCCGAACATGGAGTGGATCTGACGCTTATTGATACCGAAGTTGGAGCCACCTTCGTGGTTTCGCTGCCGATCTCGACGGTGGACGACTCTGGAGAGTCTCCTGGTTAAAAGAAACTATCGCCCCGTATCCCCGAGATGACACCATCGCCTTGAGGTGACGGCATTGGCGTCGCCGCCGACTCCGTGGACTTAAGTTCACATCGAGACCATTGCCGCTTGGTCCAATTGGCGGGCCAGAAGGTAAAGGCTTTGCACATCGAATCTTTGCTGCACGCAGTCTGGCATTGCTCCGCTGTCATCGAAGCTTCACTCACAGTTGAGTAGGTGTTGCCGGGTCGGTCAACACCGTAGGATAATCCCCGCTTGGCACCAGAGAACACGCTGTTCCTCCAGGTGACGTTTCCGGCGGCACTCTTTAGCTGACAGGTGGGAGGAGATCCCGAGTAGAGGAAGCCCCCTGGGAAGTAGTTATATGCGCGGCAGCGGGCATCGACGTCGCATTCGCTCCTACAGCGATAGGGATCAGGAGAAGTCAGCGGAATCGACTTGTAGCTCGGCCCTGTCCGCTCTATCTGCGCTGCGAGGCCTGTACTCACTCCCGAAAGGAAAGCTGCATTATTGGCACGCGACGAAAAGGAGCCCTTCATGCGACATACCTTTGTTGCGTTCTCCCAGGAGAAGGCGCGGCAGAACTTCGTTACGCCGCATAGCGAACGACAGGACTCTGCACTCCCGTTCGTAAGCGTAACTGTTCCCTCCGGTAGGGCTGCGCCCAGGATATCAACGCCCGCCTCCTCGGTCGCGCGCACTCCTGACAGGGCGACAGGGTTGGCCTTCCAACCTCCCACCGCACGGAAGAGTCTGCAGGTCCCGCTGACGGGGAACAGGGTGAAGGCCGCGCACGAGAGGTTTGCCCTGGTGCACGCGTCGCGGCAGGCTTGGGTAAGGTCAGGCGAACCCGATACCGAGATCTCTTGATAGATCTCCCCTTCTCGCTGAATCCCCCTGGCGATGCCGCCTTCCATCCTTTGAATCGCATCAAGGACGCGATCCCCGTACCAAGTGACGTCTCCGAAGATGTCGCGGGTGGCGCTACTGGCTGAGTTGACACCCCATATGGCTCCGCCGCTTGAAGCCGCACCAAAGATTGCAGGACCTCCAGAGTCGCCTTCGCAGATCGCACCACTTTCTTGGCTCCCTCTATAGTCCTCCGACTCGACGTATGTCCAAGTCTTGGAGCGCTTGCGCCCGTCTCCTCGAAGAGTCGTTCCATCGGTGCATCCGAATCCGAAGGTGGTGACTATGTCGCCCGTTGTCGGGGCTACACTGCTGATTCGAACGGGGATTAGAGTCGGCGGTGCCTCCGCTGCCAGCCGCGCAATTGCCACATCGTCGTTCCCTCGCAGAGACGGTAAGTTTGTTCGCCACACATTGTTGAACTCAGATTCAGGAACGTCTCTGTCTGTGGCGATGGCTGCAAACTGAAAGATCCTCTCCACCTTGATGTCCACGGTTTGGGTTGCTCCTGCAGGCAAGAAGCGATATCGGAAGGTGTCGGGCGTCGGGCGTCCTTGGGGGCGGTAGAAGAAGCAGTGGGCTGCAGTCAAGATGTAGCGGGGATGGATGAGCGTTGCTGTACACGTGCCTACCTTGGCCAATAGGTCGTTCGAAGGGTGTTTTTCGGGTCAAAAGGCCGAGGAGCCCGAGCGAACAAGCCTCTCAAGCGGGGAAACTGGGAGGGGCAAGGGTTGAAAAAGGAGACGGAAATGGGCGAAATGCCGCGTGTTTTCCGTAAGCGGATGCGGCTGCGCCAAAGCTCGCTCTGGCAAGGCACCCGGCGGGACGTCAATTACACCAGTCGAGCTCGGCCTGGTGAGGCGGTGCCCTGGCCGGGGCAAGCCTGGGCGGCGTGGTGGGCAGCCCCATGGCGCCGAGGATTTTGGCGATGGTGGCGGCTTCTTTTACCAGGGCGATGAGGCGCAGGTCGCCGTGGCAGCGGTTGCAGTGCAGCTCAATGCCGAATGTTCTGCGAAGCAAGTCGCTCCACGCGATGTATTTAGAGGTGCGAGGAGGTTTGGCGGCAATGGGGGTTTGCAGGTCTTGGGCGGGCGATTCCGTTGCTTGCGCCGCAGTGGCGGCCACAGTCGCCGCAGGCACGATGAGAGGTCGCAAGGCACTGTGTGACGACAGCACGCCGAAGTAGCGGGTCACGTGGCGCCTGGGAGGAGGCACAATGGCGGCAAGGCGCGCGATGAGAGCTTGGGCGTCGAGCACGATGCAGCTTGTGCCATCGGACCAGGGGCGCTTGAAGTCGAGTTGCACTTTGTCGCCCGGCAGAATGTGCAAGCGGTCGTTTGCAAGTGGCGGGCGCAGGATGTAGCGGCACAGGTGCTCGCGTCCTTGATTGTCGTTGCCGTGCACGCGGGTGGCGGCGTGCAGATTGAAGCCCCAATGCTCGGCGCACAGCCGGCCTTTGCGTATAGGCTGGGCGTTGGCGGATAAGGCCAAGCGCAAAGGCGCACGCCGCTGCGCAGGCCCAGCGGGAGGCAGACCCGCGGTGGCAGCGGCAAGCAGCTGTGCAAGCAACGGGTCGTCTTCACCCAAGGTCTCGTCGCCCACGATGACGGTCACTTCGTCGTCACCGGGGGCGGTGGCAAGCTCGATGAGGCCGCGCTTTTTCAAGAAGCGCACGATGCGTGCGGCCGCCTTCTTCACCACCTGCTCCACCTCTACTTGCGAGGGCGGCGCAGCGGGGTGAAACACCGGCGGGCCGCCGTGTTGGGGGAACACGTAAACGCCATCGAGGAACACGGTGTGAAAATGCGGATTGCAGCGCAGGTCGCTCGAGGCGCGCTGAATGACGGTGAGGCCTCCGCATTCGGCCTTGGCGGTGCCGCAAGTCTTGATGGCGCGCTTGCGATAGAAGGCGGCCACCGTGTCTGTGAACAGCCGGTGCACGGCGCCCAGCAGGCGCGCGTCGAAGGCCAAGGGAAAGCGCAACACGAAGGGGAAGGTGAGCACCCATTGTCGAAGCGCCACACCCGTGGGCAGCACGTGGTCAACAAGATTTACCGCGCCTTCGTTCATGCGGCGGCCGCCACAGCTTGGGCAAAAGCCTCTGCCTTTGCAGCTAAACGGCAGCACATGGCGCGCGCGGCAGGTGTCGCAGTATAGGTGCGCGAAGCCGTGCTGGGGAATGCCGCAGGTGATGTACTCTTGCAGCTCGCCCGTCACGTGGCGGGGGAGGCTGCGGCCGTCGGCACTGCTTTGCCACTGATCGAGGAAGGAGGCGAGGTGGGCCTGCATCACGCGGAAAAGCGCCGTGTTTTGCGGCTGCCGGGGTGCATATAGGGCCCCTGGTGACGAGGCGGGGTGGCTGTAAGCTCGGGCTTGGTCCACCTAAAGGCATCGGCGCAGCGGCCCTCGGGTTGCTTGGATTCTCACCTAGGGCGGCAGGCGCGGCGTAAGAGGCTACGGTTGCTACCTGCTCCGCACCATCGCGGCGCCCGCTGTGATTTAAACCCGGACATTATTGACGCTTGGGGCGCATCATGCACACCACGCGCACGGTAAACGGCAAGCCCGAAGAGGTGGTGGCCACCTATGACGCTGCTGATCGAATCACGAAGATGATTCTGCAAGGCGGCCTCGTTACGCATGCGTTCCGATACGATTCATTGGGGCGCCTTGTGTGGGCGCACGATGAAGACATCGGCGCGCGCACGATGACCTACGACGACAACAACTGGTTGCGAACGCACAGCAATGGCGCGGAACAAAGCGTGGCGTAGCCGGGATGGCAAGTGCCACGACCGACCCTGCCGGTGGAGTACTGTCGGTCGGTTTGCGCTATTTCTGGACCAAGAGAGCAGTACGCCAGTTCGGTTCAGAGTCGACCGGTACGCCCAGCGCCAGCAGATAGCCGTGAAGCATATCGCCCGTTAGACGACTTGATTTGGCTCTTTTCGTGTAGGCCGTTTGGTCCTCGAACGGAAATGCGGTGCCGCTGGTTTCGAAGACCCAGCGTCCACCGTCGTTGGCTGCAGCCACTGATCGCTCAAGAGCAAGGGGTGGCTCACCTCGTGGTCCAGCAAGGCTAACGCGAGCACTGGAACGAATACGCGTATGGTGCCGGGGCACACCGGCACGATAGCGTGCAAGAACAGCAGAGAGCGTTGCAGAAGAAGATGCGAGGGCACTATGGGTACTACGGCATCACCGGGAATTCCCGTGGGCTCTCACGCTACTACTGGGCCGTTGCGACAACCTGGTGCGGCTGGTTGCGTCGTCGCTCTCAACGGGGAAGGATCACGTGGGAGCGTTTCCTGCGGATACTTGCACGCTACCCTCTGCCTTTGCCCCACATGCCCTCGCGGAAACCCACGTCAGTGAACCTGTATTCTTGAAGAGCCGGGTGCGGTAGTCCCGCATGCCCGGATCTGTGGGGGCCCTGGGTGCGTAAGTGCCCAGGGCTACCCGAGCACATGCGGCGCACGAACCCGCAGGGCTCGCCCCTGTAGCCGGTTCCCGCCTAGGAGTTGCCTAGGAGACTGACCCGCCTGGCACCTTGGCCGTCCGCTTGGTGGGCATTCGGTCTTCCCCAAGAAACTGCAGTTCGCCTCAGATTTTCGTGGCGGTGAACAAAAAGAGGCAAGGATGCCCCTCATAAAACGCCCCGATGCCGTGCCTTATTGAGGCAAGGCCAGGCTGGACCGCCCTTTGCAGACCGATGCCGCCGATGTCTCAGAACTCGGAACCTCCTCGTCGACACGCAATGCGTTACGGTGCGTCCTGTTTTCTGGTTGCCCTGTTGGGTTGTCTATCATCGGGCTGCGGTAGTGGTGGAGACGGTGAAGGCGCCGCCGGGGGAACAGGCGGCGCTCTGCTGGGGGGCACCATGGAAGGACCGCCCATGGGTGGCATGACCCAGATGCCCATGGGTGGCATGCCCGAGATGCCCATCGGGGGCGCGTCGCCAGACCTTCCGTTGGACCCGACGGGTCCTTTTCATCACCAACGGCCTCCCCTCGGCCCGATGGCGATCCCGCTCGAGCCTGAACACGTGCGCGAAGGACGCTGCGCCCCTGGCCGCGTTTTGCTCGGCCCGCTCGTGGGCACGCCTCCACGCGTACCGGCTCATGCCGTCTCCGCCGCTTTTTGCGAATTTCCCCTTCTGCCACCCCCGTCAGGCTGGACTTACCAAATTGGTGGTGGACCTGATGCATCGACGGATGGTCTCGTGCGGGCGACCGTGCTGGGTGAAGAGGCTCTCATGAAAACAGGGTGTCATCTCGAGGGAACCCCTCAAAAGTTGGTCTGCCCGAGTGTGGCTGTGTCGAAGGAAGGCGCCAAGCGCGTGGCCCTTTATTTTTACGAGCAACGTGTCTCGGAGTCTTTGGCGGCATTTGAAGTTGAAGCGAATCCGTTCCCATTCGATATCCACGCGGGTGCGCCGACGCCCGAGTTCGAATGGGTACCCCAGGGTGAGTCGGTATCGCTCACGTTGGATATGACACGCATGTGGCGTGACCATGCCGTGGACTTTATTGGGTCCGCGCAGTCTCAGAGGGCGTGGCTGTTCGTAAGACGAGCCGAAAGTTCGGATAAAGTCGCCGCTGTCGATTTGGGTCCCGTCCAGGTGGAGACGACGTCGCTTTCCTGCATGAGTCCACCCATGAGCACGCAGAACGCGGCTCAAAGGGGACATTTCTATTTGGGGGCGGTCTCAAGCCAACAACGCAACGGTTCGACGTGACGATTGACTCGAAGTTGGGCGCTACACGACATCTAAGCTCTGATCTGAGGAACCGCTTCTCCAACGGCTTGACCTGCGTCCATCCCCGAGATCAATCAATCAAGCGAACGGAGTCTAGAATGCGAGGCCAAACAGCGCGTTGTAGCTGTTGCCCTTCACGTCGCCTGAAAACGGGACCTCTGCAACCAACCCAAAAAGCCAATAACCATAGCTGAGGTTGATGCCCAATTTCGTCCCCACTCCAGAATAGCGTTTCAAGCTTTGGCGCAATTGACCGCTTGTTTCTCCGATGAAGATTTCGCTTACCCTGTCAACTATGTAGGCGCATCCAATATGGGGAGTTACAAAACCGTTGATCTGTGGCCAATAGCCTCTATAGGCAAGGCCAAGCGAAAGCACGCCTCGATCTGTTCGGTATAGCGGGGATGTGAAGTTATCGTTAGAAACTAGGCTCAACCCCAGTCGCAGTCCCACGGCCCCGATGAACTCGGAAAACGCGAGACTCATCCCGGCGTTGGAACTATTTACTCCCAACGCTCCCGCAAGATCCATCAAGAATAAGAAGCGGTGAGGTGTAATTTTCCGTTCGGAAACGTTCGTCAGTTTTTGTAGCCTTTCGACCTTTACTGCCGCTGACACTCCGGCACCGAAGTTTAGGCTGACTACCCCGAGTAGTTTTCCTGAACAGGACACAAGCGGGCCACCTGAGTTGCCTCCAATCGCCGCTGCGTCGGTTTGAACGAGGTCTTCACCGATCTGAGAGATGGTTCCCGTGGCGATCGACCAACGAAGAATACCCTTTGTGAAGGCCTTTTCCGCTATGCGCGATAGTCCAGAAGGATGACCAATGGTGAAAGCTGGCATTCCGACTTCTACGATCTGTGCCGGCTCTATCGGGTCACCTTCAAGATCGTGGCTTACGCGCAAAATGGCTAAGTCGTTGGCTTCATCTTTTGCGACCACCTCGAAGGCTGTCTTCTTACCTGAAATCGAAGTTGCCACCGCAGGCAAGCCATCGGAGACGACGTGCCAAGCGGTCACTAGGTGTCTGCGATCTTTAAAGAGAAAGGCAGCGCCAATTGAGCCCTGTTCGTCTTCGATCAAGTAAACAGATTTCCGTGCGCCTAAGGCGGTTGGACATAGAACCGATTCGAAAGGCGGAAGTGTCTCCACTTCATCTGCCGCCACCTCACGACTAACAGCGATCGAAATGACGAAGGTCATGGCCGAAGCGAGTAGAGCGCCGAGTGCGACCTTTGCAGACTTGAAATGCACGAATGCAATCTGCGTTTTCACCAACCCGATGTCAATTCAAAGCCACAATCGTTAATGCTTCGTCGTGAGCATGCAGTGATTTTGGAGCTACTAAATCAAAGGCAGGTTAGCGCGCCCCCGGAAGCATCAGAGAATTGCGGCGGTACGAATCAGGCCAGTACGAGTTGCGGAATCACGCGCGGAGCGCTCGAACAAACGTCAACAGATGTCGCGATTGTCAGTCCAGATCTCAGCTTGCACCCTGCGCTCAGAGCGCAGCCGCGTCTGCCTTTTCCGCGTCGGTACCGGCATCAAAGGGTTGCGGCTCGGGGCACCTCCATACGGGCTGCGGCAAATTTTCGGAACTTGTATCTGGCCAATAGGTCGTTCGAAGGGTGTTTTTCGGGTCAAAAGGCCGAGGAGCCCGGCAGTAAGGCTAAGGACGCAAGGCGGCTTACGTTAGTTGATAGAACATATTTTATCAGACAAATTTGACGCGGAGGGACGTGGCGCTTGTAGTTCCTGTACGCCAGTAGATCCTACTACGGAGGATGACTTCTCTCGAGCCGTCGGCCGAGGAATGACCACCATTCATGATGCGTTCGATGGTCATCCGCCATCAACCCTCAACCCAGGGGATGGCAGTATCTGGGAGGTAGACCTCGGGGCAGATTTCCGGTACGTAGGGCCCACCACTCCCAATGTCCATGACGAAGACGTTTCCTTAGATGGCCCGCGCTTGTGGGATGCTGTCAGGTACATGTTTGAGCGGGAAAGTTCTCTAAGTCAGGCCAGCTTATTTGGTGGCATGGCCCAAGCGATGCGAGAGCAGGGCTACAACTGGTGCCAGATCTGCGAAGTCTTCAAGATCCACGCTGGCCCGGGAGGCACATGTCCAACAGAATGGATCGGGGACCCACCCGCCGACACGTTCTGCGCATTTGGGCCGTGCAGCGCCCCGTTCGTGGAAAAAGACAGGCAATGTGTTTGTCCTCCAGGGCAGACGCGCCAGGGCTCTGTATGCGTGATCACGTCGTGCCCGCCCGGTCAGTTTCTTCATCAAGGCTCCTGTGTAGGTAGTTGCCCTTGTCCTTGTTCCAACCCATTCAACGCATGCTCCTGCCTAGCGGACAACATTCCCGTCTCATCCTGCTTTTCTCCCACTAGCGATAGCCGTTGCGTCTCGAGTTCATGTACTCTTTAGAGCCGATGAAAAAGAACACACAAGGCGTTTGGCCGTGGCTTCATTGCTTGACAGTGATTGCTCTCATTCCGGTAACGGCTTGCCACACCGACGATGGTGATATGGAGAATGATGCGGCCACGGCGGATGACGGCGGGCGAGACGGCGGAGGGAAGGATCAGGCTGCCAGCGTTAAACTTGATGCCGGTGCCGTGGTGGATGCAGCCAACACCGGCCTCACGGACGCTTCACCGTTAGACCAGTGTTACCCGCCGTGCGTCGCCAAGGTACGTGCCAGATGCAACGTCACGGCAGACGAGACAAGCGTCTGCTCCAAGTCGGGTGACGAGACTTTGATCTGCAATTCAGGCGGGACGCGGTCTCGCCTGTTCGACGAAATGATGGAGGGGGTCAGGGTCGGTACGACCGTTCGCACATTGCCCGATGGGAAAACGATCTGCTTCTCACAATCCAACCGACCTGGTTTGGAGCCCATTTGGCTCATGCGAGATGGCGACGGGAAGACAATCGCCTTCCAACGCGGCGACAACATTGTGTGCACTGACGACGGCAAGGAATACAAAGTGGATCCCAATTCACCTGCTTGCAAGGCCATCGTTTCGCCGTACATGTGTAAGAATCCAACTCCAGGAGCGTGCGTATGGCTTGGCCAAAAATGATCGCCGACCTGGCGCTTACCCTGGTTCTTGTCGGAACATCAGCATGCACGGTACCTGAAGATTCTTGCGGCAAGGGTGTCGACAAAGGAAACGTGTATCAAATCACATTGCTGGAAGAACAGCCGCTCGACCTTACGAGGGCCAGTTGCAGTGCGATCGACCAGTTGGCCCCATCCTCTACGTTCAAGATACAGGTCACGAACGAGTTTGCTGCATCGAGCCCCATATGTGCAACGTCCATGGGAAAGTTCGTCGAACCGCCCAACGGTCTGAGCGAGCACAACTACGCGGGCCGGTCGAATGGATTTAACGGAGGCCGATCCGAACGACCGGCAATCCTGGTTAACGAAAATGTGAAGACGGGCCCAGGGCAGAACTGCTCGGCGCGTTGGCAGACCTCGGTTTTTTTTGGCGGTAATGCGCTAGCCGATGCATCTATGGTTCAGGCTATCCGTCGAGAGCTGATTCCCGACCCCGGGCAGGCCGGATGCAAGTATTGTTTTGATGATTGGGTTGTGACGATCAAACAGGTTCAGTGACAACCTACCAATGGCTTCTCACTTGGTGCAAGAGTCGCACGCACGAGTGCCGCCCAGGAATGAGCACCTGTCGGTCGGTTGGCATTGTTGTGCAGCTGTTATTGAGACACTTAGCAAGTGCTGCGTTGTTAGCTTGATCGTGATTTCTTCACCTGCCGTCGCCTACGTTCCAACACGAGATGCCGAAGGGCGGCCGATAAAGTGGAACGACCAAACGGTAACCTTTTTTGTTGAGTCATCGCTTCCGCCCGTCCCGACCAGACTAGACCGTGATCTTTTGGTCGCGATGAAGGCCGCCGCTGAAACGTGGAATTCAACTGCCTGTGCCGGCTTGACGATCAAAGTCGAGCAGTCCTCCACAACTAACGGGCTTTCGGCGAGAAATTCGCGGAACACGGTGGTTGCTAGGTATCGGAACTGCACCCACCACGGCCAAGGGGAGTGGTGTCACGATCCAGACCTAATGGCGTTGACGACCGTATTTTCGACAGCTGACGGTGGCTCTGCAAAGATTTTAGAAGCAGACATAGAAATCAACGCGGCGACATTTGAATGGTCTCTTTTCCCGACAGGGACAGGAATGTTTCCTGGGCATCGCGACCTGAAAGCTGCCGTGTTGCACGAACTCGGGCATGCCCTCGGTTTTGCGCACAGTTGCAGGGAAACGACAGACGAAACTTCGACC encodes the following:
- a CDS encoding transposase → MQIHGAAPKAKGRLCAEQWGFNLHAATHVHGNDKPGREHLCRYILRPPFANHRLHSLPDRKVQLDFKRPWSDGTNAVVLAPHAFIARLAAIIPPPRRHVTRYFGVLSSHTNPNSSLGMNFYAVRLTPN
- a CDS encoding trypsin-like serine protease codes for the protein MTAAHCFFYRPQGRPTPDTFRYRFLPAGATQTVDIKVERIFQFAAIATDRDVPESEFNNVWRTNLPSLRGNDDVAIARLAAEAPPTLIPVRISSVAPTTGDIVTTFGFGCTDGTTLRGDGRKRSKTWTYVESEDYRGSQESGAICEGDSGGPAIFGAASSGGAIWGVNSASSATRDIFGDVTWYGDRVLDAIQRMEGGIARGIQREGEIYQEISVSGSPDLTQACRDACTRANLSCAAFTLFPVSGTCRLFRAVGGWKANPVALSGVRATEEAGVDILGAALPEGTVTLTNGSAESCRSLCGVTKFCRAFSWENATKVCRMKGSFSSRANNAAFLSGVSTGLAAQIERTGPSYKSIPLTSPDPYRCRSECDVDARCRAYNYFPGGFLYSGSPPTCQLKSAAGNVTWRNSVFSGAKRGLSYGVDRPGNTYSTVSEASMTAEQCQTACSKDSMCKAFTFWPANWTKRQWSRCELKSTESAATPMPSPQGDGVISGIRGDSFF
- a CDS encoding transposase, with protein sequence MQAHLASFLDQWQSSADGRSLPRHVTGELQEYITCGIPQHGFAHLYCDTCRARHVLPFSCKGRGFCPSCGGRRMNEGAVNLVDHVLPTGVALRQWVLTFPFVLRFPLAFDARLLGAVHRLFTDTVAAFYRKRAIKTCGTAKAECGGLTVIQRASSDLRCNPHFHTVFLDGVYVFPQHGGPPVFHPAAPPSQVEVEQVVKKAAARIVRFLKKRGLIELATAPGDDEVTVIVGDETLGEDDPLLAQLLAAATAGLPPAGPAQRRAPLRLALSANAQPIRKGRLCAEHWGFNLHAATRVHGNDNQGREHLCRYILRPPLANDRLHILPGDKVQLDFKRPWSDGTSCIVLDAQALIARLAAIVPPPRRHVTRYFGVLSSHSALRPLIVPAATVAATAAQATESPAQDLQTPIAAKPPRTSKYIAWSDLLRRTFGIELHCNRCHGDLRLIALVKEAATIAKILGAMGLPTTPPRLAPARAPPHQAELDWCN
- a CDS encoding RHS repeat protein: MHTTRTVNGKPEEVVATYDAADRITKMILQGGLVTHAFRYDSLGRLVWAHDEDIGARTMTYDDNNWLRTHSNGAEQSVA
- a CDS encoding serine protease, with the protein product MKTQIAFVHFKSAKVALGALLASAMTFVISIAVSREVAADEVETLPPFESVLCPTALGARKSVYLIEDEQGSIGAAFLFKDRRHLVTAWHVVSDGLPAVATSISGKKTAFEVVAKDEANDLAILRVSHDLEGDPIEPAQIVEVGMPAFTIGHPSGLSRIAEKAFTKGILRWSIATGTISQIGEDLVQTDAAAIGGNSGGPLVSCSGKLLGVVSLNFGAGVSAAVKVERLQKLTNVSERKITPHRFLFLMDLAGALGVNSSNAGMSLAFSEFIGAVGLRLGLSLVSNDNFTSPLYRTDRGVLSLGLAYRGYWPQINGFVTPHIGCAYIVDRVSEIFIGETSGQLRQSLKRYSGVGTKLGINLSYGYWLFGLVAEVPFSGDVKGNSYNALFGLAF